The following proteins are co-located in the Sphingomonas panacis genome:
- a CDS encoding IS110 family transposase, with the protein MRHYAGLDVSLEETAICVVDETGKVIRELRAASEPDALVETLAATGFTFERVGLEACSLSSWLHQGLTRAGLPALCIETRAAKAAMGAMPNKTDRNDARGLAQIIRTGWYRAVHVKSTPCRSARALLGARRTMLNKQRDIENAVRAVLREVGLKLGTPSRKLFAGQVRELASVDAAISDIVEPLLAVLDTMARQIEQLTKRVLDAVRVEPICRRLMTVPGVGPLTALAFRATVDQPGRFRRSRDVGAHLGLTPRRYQSGETDIQGRISRCGDELARTALYEAAHTLLTRCQKWSTLKAWGMRVAERRGMAKARVAVARKLAVILHRMWSDQAEFRWSTAPALAAV; encoded by the coding sequence ATGCGCCATTATGCCGGACTGGATGTATCGTTGGAAGAGACTGCGATCTGCGTTGTCGACGAGACTGGCAAGGTGATCCGCGAGCTTCGTGCGGCCAGTGAGCCCGATGCGCTGGTCGAGACGCTGGCCGCTACCGGCTTTACGTTTGAGCGCGTCGGACTGGAGGCATGCTCGCTGTCGTCCTGGCTGCATCAGGGGCTAACGCGCGCCGGCTTGCCAGCGCTGTGCATCGAAACGCGGGCAGCCAAGGCGGCAATGGGCGCGATGCCGAACAAGACCGACCGCAACGATGCTCGTGGTCTGGCTCAGATCATCCGAACGGGCTGGTATCGAGCGGTCCATGTGAAGAGCACGCCGTGCCGATCGGCACGCGCGCTGCTCGGCGCTCGCCGTACGATGCTGAACAAGCAGCGCGACATCGAGAATGCCGTCCGCGCGGTGCTTCGCGAGGTCGGGCTCAAGCTTGGGACGCCATCGCGCAAGCTCTTCGCCGGTCAGGTCCGCGAACTCGCGTCAGTCGATGCTGCCATCTCCGACATCGTCGAGCCGCTGCTTGCGGTGCTTGATACGATGGCGCGCCAGATCGAGCAGTTGACGAAACGCGTGCTGGATGCGGTCCGGGTCGAGCCGATATGCCGGCGGCTGATGACGGTGCCAGGCGTGGGGCCACTTACCGCGCTCGCCTTCCGGGCGACGGTCGATCAGCCCGGGCGCTTCCGACGATCCCGCGACGTCGGCGCCCACCTCGGTCTCACGCCCCGACGCTACCAGTCTGGCGAGACCGATATCCAGGGACGCATCAGCCGATGCGGCGACGAGCTCGCCCGCACCGCGCTCTATGAGGCGGCGCACACGCTTTTGACGCGCTGTCAGAAATGGTCGACGCTGAAGGCGTGGGGCATGCGCGTGGCAGAGCGCCGAGGCATGGCCAAAGCCCGCGTCGCCGTAGCACGCAAGCTTGCCGTCATTCTGCATCGCATGTGGAGCGACCAGGCCGAGTTCCGCTGGAGCACGGCGCCGGCGCTCGCAGCAGTATGA
- a CDS encoding recombinase family protein: MLRSLSSGDPINAVHRAKLAYVYVRQSSVGQIRYHQESTALQYRLVDRALGLGWPRERVEVIDDDLGKSGAEAQHRHGFQRLIAEVGLGHAGLVLSYDASRLARNNSDWHQLLQLCSMFSVLIADSERLYDPAVYHDRLLLGLSGIMSEAELHQIRMRLHQGERQKAARGELRMPLPAGLAQAAGGGIMLNPDAEVQERIRLVFDSFCGLGSAKAVVRYLRKADLALPVRPLRGPAPHAVVWRDANDARVRTILKNPAYAGAYVYGRRCAAPERRSLGTAHPTKAVPREQWEVCIKDAHPGYIGWEEYMTINDRLADNVGNFRVGHRGAPRRGRALLQGIVICGSCARRMALNYSGPESDFPVYRCRGDRDLGAGEYCQEVRAPRVEAEVERLFLAALAPDQLAVTLAALDEINTDAHALDRQWALKRERATYETERARRQYDAVEPENRLVARSLESIWEDKLRDAERIEQDYQRWKTEQASTLSTEERARIAAFGIDLPRLWETLGNADRKAMLRLVIDEVIVDQRRAKGMVWIRILWQTGAATEHWLMRRTQSYADAAQSEQIEKRVRELNAQGCMDAQIAAVLNNEGLRNSRGGAFDNGTIHLLRKRWDIPTAKINGVECNPPRWPDGSYSIQGAADMLGVTAQTVFKWLNKGRLHGRQLAKGQPWQIDLVDEEIGPLKAQVRRTTPSRRTAS; encoded by the coding sequence ATGCTGAGATCCCTTTCGTCAGGTGACCCGATCAACGCGGTCCATCGCGCGAAGCTGGCATATGTCTATGTCCGCCAATCGAGCGTCGGCCAGATCCGGTATCACCAGGAGAGCACGGCGCTGCAGTATCGGTTGGTCGACCGTGCACTGGGTCTGGGCTGGCCGCGTGAACGCGTCGAAGTCATTGATGACGATCTCGGCAAATCCGGTGCCGAGGCGCAGCATCGTCATGGGTTCCAGCGGCTGATAGCCGAAGTTGGGTTGGGTCATGCTGGGCTCGTACTCAGCTATGATGCTTCACGCCTGGCGCGCAACAATAGCGATTGGCATCAGTTGCTCCAGTTGTGCTCGATGTTCAGTGTCCTGATCGCCGACAGCGAACGGCTTTACGATCCCGCCGTCTACCACGACCGGCTGCTGCTGGGCTTGTCTGGGATCATGAGCGAGGCCGAGCTTCATCAAATCCGCATGCGGTTGCATCAGGGCGAACGCCAAAAGGCGGCACGCGGCGAGCTGCGCATGCCCTTGCCGGCCGGGCTGGCGCAGGCAGCCGGCGGAGGTATCATGCTCAATCCTGACGCTGAGGTACAGGAACGGATCCGGCTGGTGTTCGACAGCTTCTGCGGGTTGGGAAGCGCAAAAGCCGTCGTGCGTTACCTGCGCAAAGCGGATCTGGCACTCCCTGTTCGTCCGCTTCGCGGACCGGCTCCGCACGCGGTGGTCTGGCGCGACGCCAATGACGCACGCGTGCGTACCATCCTCAAGAACCCGGCTTATGCCGGAGCATATGTCTATGGCCGCAGATGCGCGGCGCCGGAACGACGCAGCCTGGGAACGGCGCATCCCACCAAAGCGGTTCCGCGCGAGCAATGGGAGGTCTGCATCAAGGACGCGCACCCGGGTTATATCGGCTGGGAGGAGTATATGACCATCAACGATCGCCTGGCGGACAATGTCGGCAACTTCCGGGTCGGTCATCGCGGCGCCCCCCGTCGGGGTCGAGCCCTCCTCCAGGGCATCGTGATATGCGGCAGTTGCGCTCGGCGCATGGCGCTCAACTACTCCGGTCCCGAAAGCGACTTCCCGGTCTATCGCTGTCGCGGGGACCGCGACCTGGGAGCTGGCGAATATTGCCAGGAGGTTCGCGCCCCAAGGGTAGAGGCCGAAGTCGAGCGCCTGTTCCTCGCCGCGCTGGCGCCGGACCAACTCGCCGTGACGCTGGCGGCGCTGGACGAGATCAATACCGATGCGCACGCGCTCGATCGGCAATGGGCGCTGAAGCGTGAGCGGGCGACATATGAGACAGAGCGGGCTCGTCGGCAGTATGACGCGGTCGAGCCCGAAAACCGCCTGGTGGCGCGCTCACTCGAAAGCATCTGGGAGGACAAGCTGCGCGATGCCGAGCGGATCGAGCAGGACTATCAACGATGGAAGACCGAACAGGCAAGCACGCTCAGCACCGAGGAACGCGCCCGCATTGCGGCGTTCGGTATCGACCTGCCTCGGCTGTGGGAGACACTCGGCAACGCCGACCGTAAGGCAATGCTGCGCCTGGTAATCGACGAGGTGATCGTCGACCAGCGCCGCGCCAAAGGCATGGTCTGGATCCGCATCCTCTGGCAAACCGGCGCCGCGACCGAGCATTGGCTGATGCGGCGCACGCAATCCTATGCCGACGCCGCGCAGTCCGAACAGATCGAGAAGCGTGTCCGTGAACTCAACGCCCAGGGCTGCATGGATGCCCAAATCGCTGCCGTCCTCAATAACGAGGGATTGCGAAACAGTCGTGGTGGTGCATTCGATAACGGCACGATTCATCTTTTGCGAAAACGGTGGGATATCCCGACAGCCAAGATCAATGGCGTCGAATGCAATCCGCCACGATGGCCAGATGGCAGCTACTCGATCCAGGGTGCGGCGGATATGCTTGGCGTCACTGCGCAAACCGTGTTCAAATGGCTCAACAAAGGCCGACTTCACGGCCGCCAGTTGGCAAAAGGTCAGCCGTGGCAGATCGACTTGGTCGATGAGGAGATCGGCCCGCTCAAGGCGCAGGTGCGACGGACGACCCCTTCAAGGAGAACGGCATCATGA
- the istB gene encoding IS21-like element helper ATPase IstB, giving the protein MTEVLDRIRSSLVGLRMPMALEALDHMMRCLERGEIPALEAVDGLLSQEYSNREGRRVTMGMKTARLVPIKTIEGFDFSFQPSLDRGRILALAQLDFVERAEVVHLLGPPGTGKSHLATALGVEAVRAGKRVYGATLAEVIDMLSRAERDGRLPERLRFFSRNSLLIIDEIGYLPITPGGANLFFQLVNHRYEKGAMILTSNRGFAEWGEVFGEPNIGQYP; this is encoded by the coding sequence ATGACCGAAGTGCTTGATCGGATCCGTTCAAGCCTCGTTGGGCTTCGCATGCCCATGGCGCTCGAGGCGCTCGATCACATGATGCGATGTCTTGAGCGCGGCGAAATACCCGCGCTTGAAGCCGTCGACGGGCTGCTGTCCCAAGAATACAGTAACCGGGAAGGCCGACGTGTCACAATGGGCATGAAGACCGCCAGGCTCGTCCCGATCAAGACGATCGAAGGCTTCGACTTCTCGTTCCAGCCGTCGCTCGACCGGGGACGGATCCTGGCGCTCGCGCAACTCGACTTCGTCGAACGGGCAGAGGTCGTTCATCTGCTCGGCCCCCCGGGCACCGGCAAGAGCCATCTCGCCACAGCGCTTGGCGTCGAGGCGGTCCGTGCCGGAAAGCGCGTCTATGGCGCGACCCTGGCGGAAGTGATCGACATGCTGAGCCGCGCCGAACGTGACGGACGCCTTCCAGAAAGGCTGCGGTTCTTCAGCCGTAATAGCCTGCTGATCATCGATGAGATCGGCTATCTGCCGATCACCCCCGGCGGCGCCAACCTCTTCTTCCAACTCGTCAACCACCGCTACGAAAAGGGGGCGATGATCCTGACCTCCAATCGCGGCTTTGCCGAATGGGGCGAGGTCTTCGGCGAGCCCAACATCGGGCAATACCCCTGA
- a CDS encoding MucR family transcriptional regulator, with protein sequence MDGKTDTITLAVELTAAWLGNPNIRADANAIPTFLKAMHAELTKLNSTEADDGAGSAGDTEYPPATTVRKSLSSGDHILSMIDGMPYRSLRRHLNAHGLTAAEYRARYNLKSDYPMVAPNYSEQRRAIAVRLGLGRKPAAPAPEPDTQPAVTPRRKLGVTTPA encoded by the coding sequence ATGGATGGAAAGACCGACACGATTACCTTGGCGGTCGAACTTACCGCCGCGTGGCTTGGCAATCCCAACATTCGCGCGGACGCCAACGCGATTCCGACCTTCCTCAAGGCCATGCACGCCGAACTCACGAAGCTCAATTCGACAGAAGCGGACGATGGCGCCGGAAGCGCGGGCGACACGGAATATCCGCCGGCCACCACCGTTCGAAAATCGTTGTCGTCTGGAGACCACATCCTGTCGATGATCGACGGGATGCCCTATCGCTCCCTTCGTCGCCACCTCAACGCTCACGGGCTGACGGCTGCCGAGTATCGCGCACGCTACAACCTCAAATCGGACTATCCGATGGTGGCACCCAATTACAGCGAGCAGCGCCGGGCCATCGCCGTGCGGCTCGGCCTCGGCAGGAAACCGGCAGCGCCGGCACCGGAGCCGGACACCCAGCCCGCAGTAACACCACGCCGCAAGCTCGGGGTGACGACGCCAGCGTAA
- a CDS encoding PAS domain S-box protein yields the protein MRPAIGFWLSPRAGVKVQSGPIEGKGITRPARAEGAEERGYRLDRQAERGTRGDGQALVQRGQRPIGANLALEWTALSIHGSSAPMGTDEAAASETFHLLLGGASAGETQDAAAWLAAIVENSDDAILSKTLEGIITSWNPGAARLFGFSAVEAIGQPITIIIPEERRAEETTIIGKIRQGERVEHFQTVRRRKDGTLVDISLTVSPVRDRKGCIIGASKIARDITETRRAAERQMLLLREMNHRIKNLFALTTGLVTLSARGAGSVEQLKADLSERISSLARAHHLTLPEFGADPAANVTTLRALLEAILAPYDEIVASRVEIHGCDVPVGSGALTSLALLFHELATNAAKYGALSPDGGKLAIHVTTEGKSLTLHWLETAPAKLGGAPEREGFGSHLEQASIRGLRGMIERAWRPEGLAIDIRLPLAQLVS from the coding sequence ATGAGGCCCGCCATCGGCTTCTGGCTCTCGCCGAGAGCGGGGGTGAAGGTGCAATCCGGGCCGATCGAGGGGAAAGGTATCACCCGGCCTGCACGAGCCGAAGGCGCGGAAGAACGGGGATACCGCCTCGATCGCCAAGCGGAGCGCGGCACGCGCGGAGACGGTCAAGCCCTTGTACAAAGGGGGCAGCGCCCAATAGGCGCTAACTTAGCGCTCGAATGGACCGCTCTGAGCATTCATGGTAGCTCCGCGCCGATGGGAACGGACGAAGCTGCCGCCAGCGAGACATTCCACCTGCTGCTGGGTGGGGCGTCAGCCGGCGAGACCCAGGATGCCGCGGCATGGCTCGCCGCGATCGTCGAGAACAGCGATGACGCGATCCTCAGCAAAACGCTCGAGGGCATCATCACCTCCTGGAATCCTGGTGCGGCACGGCTGTTCGGGTTCTCCGCCGTCGAAGCGATCGGACAGCCAATCACCATCATCATTCCGGAAGAGCGCCGCGCTGAAGAGACCACGATCATCGGCAAGATTCGGCAGGGCGAGCGGGTTGAGCATTTTCAGACCGTGCGTCGCCGCAAGGATGGCACGCTGGTCGATATCTCGTTGACCGTTTCGCCTGTCCGGGATCGTAAGGGGTGCATTATCGGCGCGTCTAAAATCGCTCGCGACATCACCGAGACCCGCAGGGCGGCCGAACGGCAGATGCTGCTGCTCCGGGAGATGAACCATCGGATCAAAAACCTGTTCGCGTTGACGACGGGACTCGTCACGCTGAGCGCGCGGGGGGCGGGGAGCGTCGAGCAGCTAAAGGCCGATCTGTCGGAGCGTATTTCCTCGCTCGCGCGTGCCCATCATTTGACACTGCCCGAGTTCGGGGCCGATCCGGCAGCGAATGTAACCACATTGAGGGCGCTCCTCGAAGCGATCCTCGCACCTTATGACGAGATCGTCGCGTCCCGTGTCGAGATCCACGGTTGCGACGTCCCGGTCGGTTCGGGTGCGCTGACCTCGCTTGCCCTGTTGTTCCACGAATTGGCGACCAACGCCGCCAAATATGGTGCCCTCTCGCCCGATGGCGGCAAGCTCGCCATTCACGTCACCACGGAGGGCAAAAGCCTGACGTTGCACTGGCTGGAAACGGCACCGGCTAAATTGGGCGGTGCGCCAGAACGCGAGGGTTTTGGCAGTCATCTCGAACAGGCGTCAATCCGCGGTCTTCGCGGCATGATCGAGCGTGCGTGGCGGCCCGAAGGGCTGGCGATCGACATTCGCTTGCCCCTTGCTCAGTTGGTAAGTTGA
- a CDS encoding HU family DNA-binding protein, whose protein sequence is MANADLAAKIAGEQGITNGEARKILDTVFRTIADAAARGEEVSLHGFGKFKVKDTPERAGRNPATGEAITIKASRKLTFAPAKAVKDKLTA, encoded by the coding sequence ATGGCCAACGCAGACCTCGCGGCAAAGATCGCCGGCGAACAAGGCATCACCAATGGCGAAGCCCGTAAGATACTCGATACCGTGTTCCGCACGATCGCCGACGCCGCGGCGCGGGGTGAGGAAGTCTCGCTGCACGGGTTTGGTAAGTTCAAGGTGAAGGACACCCCCGAGCGCGCAGGCCGTAATCCCGCGACCGGGGAGGCCATCACCATCAAGGCTTCCCGCAAGCTCACCTTCGCACCGGCCAAGGCCGTTAAGGACAAGCTGACCGCATGA
- a CDS encoding GGDEF domain-containing protein: MLNRSSPLPDGTYVVAVSSLYTTVLPTSVMAVAFVSVGIHIALETPELLLRVLISLGILAVLARLGVLLRYRARVSVEDLDPLRARRLERLFAIPYLTFAAVFGAFGARAFQIGSAESHMLMMGLLFGYAAGVAATVFLRPWIAIPSMALAVVPAIAVTLTKTNSTYIGAGALLLMFLVAGAHNTLRSYRISTKEITARRTFAMLARADALTGLENRLSLREAFEGMSARAGRNKIVAVHYLDLDRFKPVNDTYGHPVGDALLRAVSDRLRNALRAGDVAARIGGDEFVVLQTGKNCSEAELQAQRMRKVIAEPYSIRGHELSIGTSVGYALYPEHGPDLDDLIAHADEALIGIKREGGGVALYRPKALYEAWKRSA, encoded by the coding sequence ATGCTTAACCGCTCCAGCCCGTTGCCGGATGGCACCTACGTGGTGGCCGTCAGCTCACTTTATACGACGGTGTTGCCAACTTCCGTCATGGCAGTCGCCTTCGTCAGCGTCGGCATCCATATCGCACTCGAAACCCCGGAGCTGCTCCTAAGAGTGCTGATCTCCCTCGGCATCCTCGCGGTGCTGGCGCGGCTTGGTGTACTGCTTCGCTATCGCGCGCGTGTATCCGTCGAAGACCTTGATCCGCTTCGGGCGCGCCGCCTCGAACGGCTGTTCGCCATTCCCTATCTCACGTTCGCCGCAGTTTTTGGCGCGTTCGGCGCCCGCGCTTTCCAGATCGGAAGTGCTGAGTCGCATATGCTGATGATGGGACTGCTATTCGGCTATGCCGCAGGAGTCGCTGCAACCGTCTTCCTTCGCCCGTGGATCGCGATACCAAGCATGGCACTGGCGGTCGTTCCGGCTATCGCTGTCACTCTGACGAAGACCAATTCGACCTACATCGGCGCCGGAGCGCTTTTGCTCATGTTCCTTGTAGCGGGTGCCCACAACACGCTGCGCAGCTACCGTATTTCCACCAAGGAGATCACGGCGCGGCGGACGTTCGCAATGCTGGCGCGCGCTGATGCACTGACTGGTCTGGAGAACCGCCTCTCGCTTCGAGAGGCGTTCGAAGGCATGTCCGCTCGTGCAGGACGCAACAAAATCGTCGCCGTGCATTACCTCGATCTCGACCGGTTCAAGCCGGTGAACGACACCTATGGGCATCCGGTGGGAGATGCGCTGCTTCGCGCCGTTTCCGATCGGCTGCGCAATGCCCTTCGCGCGGGCGATGTCGCGGCGCGTATTGGAGGTGACGAATTCGTCGTCTTGCAGACGGGCAAAAATTGCAGCGAAGCCGAGCTACAGGCACAACGGATGCGTAAGGTGATCGCCGAACCCTACTCGATCCGGGGTCACGAGCTTTCGATAGGAACCAGCGTCGGCTATGCGCTTTACCCGGAACACGGTCCTGATCTTGATGACCTGATCGCTCACGCGGACGAAGCACTCATCGGGATCAAGCGCGAGGGTGGAGGTGTCGCCCTGTACCGCCCGAAAGCGCTTTATGAGGCATGGAAGCGGTCCGCCTAG
- a CDS encoding bifunctional diguanylate cyclase/phosphodiesterase: MFTVFECVAGQHDVRLVLLAALVWLLGSFTLFLLLERSTDCIESRRQFWLAIAAVAAGVGVWATHFIAMLAYDGLLPLRFEPGRTAASAVLAVLFFWAALRVAGRQFGMGSSLAAGLLAAGGVIAMHFAGMAAIVAPAVRLYNWSMIAPAIILVSAAFVAAFASFGRLKGRVRIAVPASLAMFGVLALHYTAMSATTLIPSPVQSLGAIRNANDWLVPVIVAAALGLIASALAGAFLDRMLTDLRGIADATLEGLAIISGGRIVEVNSRLAKLLERSQAELIGTDPARWLIPSDGQPLDATRDRLAEAVIRHENGDERVIEIAPHAVEYRGRSCKVLAVRDLTDRKLAERQIEHLAAHDALTGLPNRTQFSTALDNLASNNKAFALFALDLDRFKVVNDTFGHAAGDQMLCRVAGLLARTTGDTDLVARVGGDEFLIIQHGVTEVSAARQLAQRILDTFAHEMDIAQDPTAVGVSIGVALFPRDARSAAELRHHADVALYQAKEAGRGNACFFDQEMDRHVRKRRELAHELRHVIARDELRLVFQPIVATATSHIIGYEALLRWQHPIHGHVPPQTFIPIAEEVGAIVPIGEWVLRRACEIASRWAEHLSIAVNVSALQFELPSLVDVVEAALRDSGLSPHRLELEVTESVMLRNRVIALATLRRLKRRGVAIVMDDFGTGYSSLSNLQAFPFDKIKIDRSFVAAMEHDEAARSIIRAIVSLGKSLALPIVAEGVETDTQHRLVLEAGCAQAQGYLFGIPTETVTIAPQLHVVGG, translated from the coding sequence ATGTTCACCGTGTTCGAATGCGTGGCAGGTCAGCACGATGTGCGGCTGGTCCTGCTCGCGGCCCTCGTGTGGCTCCTGGGCAGCTTCACACTATTCCTGCTGCTGGAACGTTCGACAGACTGTATTGAGTCGCGCAGGCAGTTTTGGCTGGCAATCGCAGCGGTCGCGGCGGGCGTCGGCGTTTGGGCGACTCACTTCATCGCGATGCTGGCTTACGATGGCCTGCTGCCGCTCCGTTTCGAGCCCGGGCGCACCGCCGCCTCGGCTGTGCTCGCCGTGTTGTTCTTCTGGGCGGCGTTGAGGGTTGCTGGGCGCCAGTTCGGCATGGGCTCCAGCTTGGCGGCAGGTTTGCTCGCCGCCGGCGGCGTCATAGCGATGCATTTCGCGGGCATGGCCGCCATCGTGGCGCCTGCCGTCAGGCTCTACAATTGGTCTATGATAGCCCCAGCGATTATCCTGGTAAGCGCGGCGTTCGTGGCTGCGTTTGCCAGTTTCGGACGATTGAAGGGCCGGGTCCGCATCGCTGTCCCGGCGTCCCTGGCCATGTTCGGCGTTTTGGCGCTTCACTACACGGCGATGTCGGCTACGACGCTAATCCCCAGTCCCGTTCAAAGCTTAGGGGCGATCAGAAACGCAAACGACTGGCTCGTGCCGGTGATCGTTGCGGCGGCGCTAGGCTTGATCGCGTCGGCCCTGGCCGGTGCATTCCTCGACCGCATGCTTACTGACTTGCGTGGCATCGCCGACGCCACGCTGGAAGGCCTCGCCATCATCAGTGGAGGACGCATCGTCGAGGTCAATTCGCGGCTGGCGAAGCTGCTCGAACGCTCCCAGGCGGAGTTGATCGGCACCGATCCCGCCCGGTGGCTGATACCGAGTGACGGACAGCCGCTCGACGCGACAAGAGATCGTCTCGCGGAGGCGGTGATACGGCACGAAAACGGCGACGAGCGGGTGATCGAGATTGCGCCGCATGCGGTCGAGTACCGCGGTCGTTCTTGTAAGGTGCTGGCAGTTCGGGACTTGACCGACCGAAAGCTGGCCGAACGTCAGATCGAGCATCTTGCAGCGCATGATGCTCTGACTGGCTTACCCAATCGCACGCAATTCTCGACAGCGCTCGATAACCTTGCGAGCAACAACAAAGCTTTCGCGCTGTTTGCGCTCGATCTGGACCGGTTCAAGGTCGTGAACGATACTTTCGGTCACGCAGCCGGTGATCAAATGCTTTGCAGGGTGGCGGGACTGCTGGCGAGAACGACCGGTGACACCGACCTTGTTGCACGAGTTGGTGGGGACGAATTTCTCATCATTCAGCACGGAGTCACTGAGGTGTCCGCCGCCAGACAGCTCGCGCAGCGCATTCTTGATACGTTCGCACATGAAATGGACATTGCACAGGACCCGACAGCGGTCGGGGTCAGTATTGGTGTGGCCTTGTTTCCACGCGACGCGCGATCCGCCGCGGAACTGCGCCACCATGCCGATGTCGCGCTGTATCAAGCGAAAGAAGCAGGCCGCGGCAATGCCTGCTTCTTTGATCAGGAAATGGACCGTCATGTCCGGAAGCGACGCGAGCTCGCACATGAGCTCCGCCACGTGATTGCCCGAGACGAATTGCGCCTCGTGTTTCAGCCCATCGTCGCCACCGCGACATCCCATATTATCGGATATGAGGCGTTGCTACGCTGGCAGCATCCAATTCATGGGCACGTTCCGCCCCAAACGTTCATCCCGATCGCCGAAGAGGTTGGGGCGATCGTGCCCATCGGTGAGTGGGTTCTACGCAGAGCATGCGAAATCGCTTCGCGGTGGGCCGAGCATCTTAGCATCGCCGTGAACGTCTCGGCTCTGCAATTTGAGCTGCCCAGCCTAGTCGACGTTGTGGAAGCGGCCCTGCGCGATAGTGGGCTTTCACCTCACCGCTTGGAGCTCGAGGTGACGGAGAGCGTCATGCTGCGCAATCGCGTGATCGCGCTAGCGACGCTGCGCCGTCTTAAACGTCGTGGCGTAGCAATCGTCATGGATGATTTCGGAACAGGCTACTCTTCGCTGAGCAATCTTCAGGCTTTCCCCTTTGACAAGATTAAGATCGATCGCAGTTTCGTCGCCGCAATGGAGCACGACGAAGCTGCGCGTTCGATCATCCGGGCGATTGTCAGTCTCGGCAAGAGTTTGGCGCTGCCGATCGTAGCGGAGGGCGTTGAAACAGACACGCAGCATCGGCTGGTGCTCGAGGCGGGGTGTGCCCAGGCGCAGGGCTATCTCTTCGGCATTCCCACCGAGACTGTGACGATCGCGCCTCAACTGCACGTGGTCGGTGGCTGA
- a CDS encoding adenosine deaminase, with protein sequence MTDPETFIRGLPKTDLHMHLEGSIEPELMLELAERNGIPLRWDTADALRAAYDFHDLQSFLDLYFEGCKVLVTERDFRDVTSAYLARAHLDGVVHAEVFIGPQSFTERGIPIEALMRGVLGAMDEARAQHGITSALLISVHRHRTEAEAMAVLDQILPWRDRVVGVGMGGAEVGNPPSRFARFFGAARELGFRTCVHAGEEGPAAYVREAVEILQVDRIDHGNASMADSALVRDLVERRIPLTVCPLSNVRLRVVSNMAEHPLKSMLEAGLHVTVNSDDPPYFGGYVTENLLACYDALDLSIADVVRIVRNGIEASFITTEGRDSLLYRLDRYVEASRSIEAASV encoded by the coding sequence ATGACCGATCCAGAAACCTTCATACGCGGCTTGCCCAAGACCGACCTTCATATGCATCTCGAAGGAAGCATCGAACCTGAGCTGATGCTCGAGTTGGCGGAGAGAAACGGCATCCCGCTACGCTGGGACACGGCCGACGCGCTGCGAGCGGCCTATGATTTTCACGACCTGCAATCCTTTCTCGATCTCTACTTCGAGGGGTGCAAGGTCCTCGTCACGGAACGCGATTTCCGCGACGTGACAAGCGCCTATCTGGCGCGTGCCCATCTCGACGGCGTGGTGCACGCGGAGGTGTTCATCGGGCCGCAGAGCTTCACCGAGAGGGGGATCCCTATCGAAGCGCTGATGCGCGGCGTTCTGGGTGCAATGGACGAAGCGCGCGCACAGCATGGTATCACCAGCGCTTTGCTGATCAGCGTCCACCGGCATCGAACGGAAGCCGAGGCGATGGCGGTTCTCGATCAGATCCTGCCTTGGCGGGATCGGGTCGTCGGCGTCGGAATGGGTGGCGCGGAGGTCGGCAACCCGCCATCGCGCTTCGCGCGCTTCTTCGGCGCCGCACGCGAACTGGGCTTTCGCACCTGTGTCCATGCCGGTGAGGAAGGACCGGCCGCCTATGTCCGCGAGGCGGTTGAAATCCTGCAGGTCGATCGCATCGACCATGGCAACGCCAGCATGGCCGATTCGGCTTTAGTCAGGGATCTGGTCGAGCGGCGCATTCCGCTTACGGTGTGTCCGCTTTCCAACGTGCGACTACGGGTGGTTTCGAACATGGCCGAGCATCCGCTCAAGTCGATGTTGGAGGCCGGATTGCACGTCACGGTTAACTCCGACGATCCGCCATATTTCGGCGGATATGTGACCGAGAACCTCCTCGCATGTTACGATGCGTTGGATCTCTCGATCGCAGATGTCGTTCGCATTGTGCGAAACGGGATTGAGGCGTCCTTCATCACCACGGAAGGGCGCGATAGTCTTCTTTACCGTCTCGATCGCTATGTGGAGGCGAGCCGCTCGATCGAAGCAGCGTCGGTTTGA